The DNA region CCATTGTGGATGGTGTCGACGAGGCCTTCGCGTCGGTCAACGAATCCGCCTACGGCTTGCAGGCCGGAGTGTTCACCCGCGACGTCCATCTCGCCTTCTACGCGTCGACGGAGCTGGAGGTCGGCGGCGTGATCATCGGCGATGTCCCGTCCTACCGCGCGGACCAGATGCCGTACGGCGGCGTCAAGGGATCGGGCGTCGGCCGGGAAGGCGTGCTCGCCGCGATGCACGACCTCACCGAGGAACGGGTCACCGTCTTCACCGGCATCGATCTCTAATCCGGAGTGACGGCCTGCGCGAACCCGAAGACCTTGTCCGGGTCGTAGGTTTTGGCCACCTGCTTGAGGCGGGTGGCATTGCCGCCGTAGTACGCCGTCATCCAGTCGGGCAGGGCGGGGTCGATGTAGTTGACGTAGCCCCCGCCCAGCCCGAGACCCGTCACCACTTCCGCGACGGAATCCGTTGCCACGGAAAGGTTACGCGTATCGGCCTGACTGTAGATCTGCACGCTGCCGATCGCCTTCCGGTGCCAGAACGCGGTGGCGTCCGGCGCGACGTCGGCGACGGCGCCGCCGAGACCGTCGACCAGGAGATCCATCCCGCGCCTGCCCTTGAGCACGGACGTCAGCTTCGCGGGGTCCGCCGGTTCTTCGAGTATTCGTGACGAGGCCACAAAGGACTGTCGGCTTTCGCTGCCGGAGAAGTACTTCATCGCACCGAGGTAGTCGAGCTGCTTGACGGAACGCGTCGCACCGGGGAATCCGTCCAGCAACTTGCCCAAGGAAGCGGAATCGCCGACGTAGCAACCGGAGATGCGCGCGCCGACCGGCGATCCACCGGACAGCACGACATTCGCCCACAACTCGGGCGGAGCTTCGGGAAGCCATCGCTGCCACTCGGCGAGCACGTCGTCCGCGCTGCCCACCGGAAAGCGCAGCGAGAACACCGAAACGGCCGAAGGCGCCGGATCGGTGCGAAAGGTGAACGAGGTGACGACACCGAAGTTGCCGCCTCCCCCACCGCGCAACGCCCAGAACAGCTCGGGCTCGGACTCCGCCGACGCCGTCCGCAGCTTCCCGTCCGCCGTCACGACTCGCGCGGACACCAGGTGATCACAGGTGAGGCCGTATTTTCGGGCGAGGACACCGATTCCACCGCCGAGGGTCAGCCCGGCGATCCCGACACTGGGACAGGAACCAGCGGGCAGGCAACGACCTGCCGCGCCGAGCGTCGCGTAGACGTTCTTCAATTTCGCACCCGCGCCGATCACGACCTGTTCACCTTGGACGTCCACTGAGGACATTCCGCCGAGGTCAATCATCAAGCCGCCATCGGGAACCGAGTAGCCGGCGTAGCTGTGCCCACCACTGCGCGCGGCGATGGGAACTCGTCTCGCGGCAGCGGAAACGGCAGCCTGCACGTCTTCGGGCTTGGCGCATTTCGCGATCGCGGCGGGCTTGAGCCCGTCGAAGGCCGGGTTGAACACGCGTTTGGCGCTGTCGTAGCCGGAATCCCCCGGCAAGAGCAGGGAAACCTTGTTCCGCAACGCCGCCCAGTCCGGCGGCCCGGACGGCGGCGTGACGCCGGTGCTCGGCGGCAACGAAGTTCCCGGCGCGGAGCTGGGCGCCTGGGCCGGAGGCGCGGCGGAACACGCCGTCGCGGCCACCCCGGCCGCCGTCGCACCGGCGAGTTTGAGGAAGTTCCTTCGCCCCAGCTTCATGTCCGTTAGACGCCCGTGGGGCGGGCAGGTTGCGACGCTACGCCCGAAGGTGTGCGCTCACCGGCACGACCAGCGGGGTACCGGACACCGGATCCTCCATGACCTTCGCCGACAGGCCGAAGATCTCGTCGAGGAGCGGCTCGGTGAGGACCTCCGCGGGCGGGCCCTGCGCGACGATCCGGCCGTCGCGCATCGCCACCAGCTTGTCCGCGTACCTGGCGGCGAGGTTCAGGTCGTGCAGCACCATCACCACGGTGGTCCCGCGATCCTTGTGCAGCCGGTAGACCAGGTCCAGGACGTCGATCTGGTGCGCGAGGTCGAGGTAGGTGATCGGCTCGTCCAGCAGGAGCAGCCCGGTCTCCTGGGCCAGCGTCATCGAGATCCACGCCCGCTGACGCTGCCCGCCGGAAAGCTGGTCGACGACCCGGCCCGCGAACTCGTCCATCCCGGTCAGCCGCAGCGCCCGTTCGATCGCCTCGTCATCGGAGGAGGACCACTGCCGGTACCAGCTCTGGTGCGGATGCCGCCCGCGCCGGACCAGATCGGAGACGGTCAGCCCTTCGGGGGCGGACGGCGTCTGCGGCAACAGGCCGATGATCTTGGCGACCTCGCGGGTCGGCAGCTTGTCGATCCGCTCGCCGTCCAGCAGTACCGCGCCCTCGCGTGGCTTGAGCAACCGCGCCAGCGCCCGCAGCAGGGTGGATTTGCCACAGCCGTTGGGGCCGATGATCGCGGTGACGGTCCCGTCGAGGACGTCGAGGTCGAGCCCGGTCACGACGGGCTTTTCGCCGTAACCGAGTTCCAGTTCCCGGGCACGCAGTCTGGCATTCACGCGCGCTCCTCCTTACGGCTGCGGACGAACAGGAAGATCAGGTACGGCGCGCCGAGGATCGCCGTCAGCACGCCGACCGGGAGCCCGGACAGGACCGGGGTCACCCGCACCACGAAGTCCGCGCCGACGGTCAGCAGCGCGCCGAGGAGCATCGATCCGAACAGCGGCGGCTGCGCCGAGCGGACCAGCCTCAAGGCGATCTGCGGGGTGGCCAGCGCGACGAAGGTGATCGGGCCCGCGGCCGCGGTGGCGACGGCGGCCAAGGCCGCTCCGAGCAGCAGCAAGGTCGCCCGGGCGGCGTCGACCCGGATACCGAGGCCGCGCGCGGTGTCGTCGCCGAACTGCAGCCCGCCGATGGTGTGCCCGGCGATCAGTGTGACCGGGGCGAGCACGGCCAGTGCGAGCAGGACCGGGGCGACCGATTCCCAGCCGACGTCGGCGAGGCTGCCCACGATCCACGTCGTCGCGCGCGCGGCGTTGTCGACGTCTCCGATGGTCAGCATCCAGTACACGAGGTTGTAGCCGACGGCCGAAAGCGCGATACCGATCAGCACGAGCCGGTAGCCGTCGATCCCGCGCCGCCAGGAAAGCGCGTACAGCAGGATTCCCGCGATCACCCCGCCCGCCAGCCCGGCGAGCGGGACGCCCAGCGTGCTCGCCAGGCCGCTGACCTGGCCGCCGGTGCCGCCGGCGACGATCACGCCGACCGCGCCGACGCCCGCGCCCCAGGTGATCCCGAGGATGTCCGGGCTGGCCAGCGGGTTCCGGGCGATGGTCTGGAACAGCGCGCCCGAAAGACCGAGTGCGGCGCCGACGCCGATCGCGGTCAGCGTGCGCGGCATCCGCAGGTCGAAGATGATCCCGCGTTCCCGCGCGGTGCCGCCGCCGAACAGTGTCTTCAGGACGTCGCCGAGGCCGATGTGGGAGGTGCCGATGCCGATGTTCAGCGCCGCGACCAGCACCAGCGCGACCGCCGCGAGGATCGCGACGGCGAGCGTCCTCGGCCGGACCGTCCAGGCAGCCGGGCCGAACGAGATCACCTTGGGAGCCGTCATATCCGTGCCAGGCCCTTCTTGCGGACGAGGTGGACGAACACCGGCACGCCGAGCACCGCCAGCATGATGCCGACCTCCAGGCTGTCCGAGGCGACGACGCGGCCGAGGAGGTCCGCGGCGAGCAGCAGGATCGCGCCGAGCACGGCCGAGAACGGCACCAGCCAGCGGTAGTCGGGTCCGCTGATCGCCCGCGCGAAATGCGGGACGAGCAGGCCGAGGAACGCGATCGGCCCGCAGGCGGCGACGGCGGCTCCGGTCAGCAGCGTGATCGCCGCGACCCCGAGCAACCGCGTCCGGCCGACCCGCCGTCCGAGCGCGACGGCCACGTCCTCACCGAGCGCGAGCGTGTTCATCCCCGGGGTGTTGATCACCGCGAGGAGCAGGCCGGCCGCCACGAAGGGGGCGATCTGGCCGATCATCGCGGGGTCGCGGCCCGCGATCGAACCCACATGCCAGAAGCGATAGGTCTCCATCCCGCGGTCGTCGCCGAGCACGATCGCGGAGATGATGCCGTTGAGCAGGGCGCTCACCGCGGCTCCGGCCAGCGCCAGCGTCACCGGGGTGGCGCCGCGGCCGCCGACGGCGCCGAGCAGGAACACCACGGCGCTCGCGACGAGGGCACCCGCGAAGCCGAACCAGATGAACGCGTAGAGGTCGTCGATGCCCAGCACGACGACGGCGAGCACCACCGCGAACGCCGCGCCCTGGGTGACGCCGAGCAGACCGGGGTCCGCGAGCGGGTTCCGGGTGTGGCCCTGCATGAGCGCCCCGGCCGCGCCGAGCGCGAGTCCCGCCAGGACACCGAGCAGCGTGCGCGGCACCCGCAACGAACGGACGATCAGGTGATCCGGCACACCCGTGGGATGGAAGATCGCGTCCCAGACGACACCCAAAGGAATCGAACGCGCACCGAGGGCGACACTCGCGACGCAGATCACAGCCAGAAGGGTGACGAGCAGAGCTCCCGCTGTCGCCTTTCCAACACGAACTTCCACTGTGGACATCCGCCATCCTATGCTCCGGTTAGGAAAGCCTAACCGCAGAGAAAGAGTGACCCATGACCCCACCCCGGCGCGCAATCGTCGCCTTCGTCGTGACAGCCTGCCTGGCACTCTCCGCATGCGGTGGCGGAGCACAGGAATCCGCCTCCACCGGCACCGCCCAAAGTGGATTCCCGCGCACCGTCGAGCACGTGATGGGCTCGACCACGATCGACAAGCAGCCCGCCACCGTCGCGGCGCTCGACTCCAGCTACGTCGACGCGGCGCTCGCGCTCGAGGCGAAGGTCGTGGCGTACACCAAATATCGCAACTACGACAAGCTGCCGGACTACCTGGGCGACGACCGCAAGTACGCGGAGGGCGCCAAGGAGATCGGCGCGCTCGAAAGCCCGGACATCGAGAAGCTGTACGACATCAAGCCGGATCTGATCGTTTCGGCGAAGGTGCGCCACGAGAAGTTCTACGCGGAGTTCAGCAAGGTCGCACCCACGGTGTTCAGCCAGACCACCGGCGCCACCTGGAAGGACAACATCCGCATGCTCGGCAAGGCGCTGGGCAAGGAAGCCTTGGCGGAGCAGAAGATCAAGGCCTACGAGGAGCGCGCCCGCAAGGTCGGCGAGGCGATCAAGGCCAAACTCGGCAAGCCCGCGACCGTCTCCGTGGTCCGCTTCATCGAAGGAGAACCCACGGTGCGGCTCTACAGCAGCGCGTCGTTCCCCGGCACCGTGATGGCCGACGCCGGGCTCCAGCGCCCCGCCGGCCAGCCGGACAACAAGGCGAAGATCTCCAACGACCTGAGCCAGGAAGAGATCGGGAAGCTCGACGCCGAGGCGATCTTCGTCGCCAGCTACACCGATGAGACCAAGCAGGCCGAGAACCCGAAGACGAAGTTCGAAACGAACCCGCTTTGGGGAACCCTCAAGGGCAAGAAGATCGACGTCAACGACACCACCTGGTTCACCTCGGTGAGCCTGCAGGGCGCGAACGCCATGCTCGACGACCTCGCGAAGCAGTTCGGCGTGGACTCGTTCCGCGCTTAGTCCTTTGTGGACCGCGCCGTCACAGCCACCGCGGCAGTGGTGGCGCGGTACCGTCCAAAGTGGATCCATCGCTGCGGCCGGTGATCCACGCCAGGACGTCGCCCGGGGAGCCGGTCAGCGTGACCGGCTCTCCGGTGCCCATCCGCCATTCGTGCCGGGCCCCGTCGGAGCCGACGGCGATCAGCAGGACGGAGGGCAGCTCGCCGCCGTACATGCCGATGGCGTTGCCGACGACGATCTCGAACTCGTCGCCGAGCAAGTCGGCGACGCGGGCCCAGTCGTAGCCGAGATCGAGATCCGCCAAGTGGATGGCGGTTTCGGAGAGCCTGAGCCACAGCACGAACTCCGCCGGGATCTCCCGCCCCTGCCGGGCACGCACCCGGGCCTGCCATGCCTCGTCCGGCAGATCCGACGCGACCTCGACGAACCGTGCCGCGGCGGCGACGACGTCTTCGGCGATCTCCTCGGCGGACCGGTACGCGCCCTTCTCGATGTCGTCGTCCCTGGCCGCCTCACCGGCGTACATCGGCGTCTCGACACCCGATTTCGCCCAGGTGAGCAGGTTGACCAGGCCGTCGGCGTTGCGCGCGAGATGGGACAGCAGATGCGCCCGCGTCCAGCCGGGCAATCCGCTGGGGGCGCGCACGGCCTCCTCGTCGAGCCCGCGCGCCAGCCGCGCCCATTCCTCGTGCAGGGCGCGGACGCGGTTCAGCAGGACGTGTGCGCGTTCGGAGGCTGTCACGTCCTCGAATTTACCCGTCAGGCGAAGCCTGTCCGTTGAGGGCGGCGGCGGGGCGGGGTCCGGGCTAGCGCCGAAGCGCCGCCGGCGCGTCGGCCGGAACCGCGGGATTCTTCGGCGCGATCGGTTCGAGCCGCGCGTACGGCGAGTCCTGCGCCGGCCTGCTGTCCTGCTCGCCCTTGTTCGGCCAGAACGAGAAGGCCCGCTCAGCCTGTGCGGTGATGGTCAGCGAGGGGTTCACCCCGAGGTTGGCCGTGATCGCCGAACCATCCACAATGGACAGACCTGGGTAGTTGAAGACCCGGTGGTACGGGTCGATCACACCGTTGTCGGCGGCCGTGCCGATCGGAGCGCCGCCGATGAAGTGCGCCGTGAGCGGGATGTCGAAGATCTCGCCCCAGGTGCCGCCCGCCATCCCGCCGATACGCTCGGCGGTGCGGAGGTTGGCCTCGTGCCCGGCGGGGATGAAGCTGGGGTTCGGCTCGCCGTGGCCCTGTTTGGACGTGTACTTGCGGCGGCCGAAGAGCCCGCGCTTGGTGTACGTGGTGATCGAGTTGTCGAGGCTCTGCATCACCAGCAGGATCACCGTGCGCTCGCTCCAGCGGTAGCCGTTGAGCAGCTTCACGGTCTGGACCGGGTGCTTGACCATGAAGTTCACGGCCTGGCGCCAGCGCGGGACCGCCGAGTCGCCTTCGGTGGCGATGGTCTGGAGCAGACTCATCGCGTTGCTGCCCTTGCCGTAGCGG from Amycolatopsis sp. EV170708-02-1 includes:
- a CDS encoding iron ABC transporter permease, giving the protein MSTVEVRVGKATAGALLVTLLAVICVASVALGARSIPLGVVWDAIFHPTGVPDHLIVRSLRVPRTLLGVLAGLALGAAGALMQGHTRNPLADPGLLGVTQGAAFAVVLAVVVLGIDDLYAFIWFGFAGALVASAVVFLLGAVGGRGATPVTLALAGAAVSALLNGIISAIVLGDDRGMETYRFWHVGSIAGRDPAMIGQIAPFVAAGLLLAVINTPGMNTLALGEDVAVALGRRVGRTRLLGVAAITLLTGAAVAACGPIAFLGLLVPHFARAISGPDYRWLVPFSAVLGAILLLAADLLGRVVASDSLEVGIMLAVLGVPVFVHLVRKKGLARI
- a CDS encoding ABC transporter substrate-binding protein, translated to MTPPRRAIVAFVVTACLALSACGGGAQESASTGTAQSGFPRTVEHVMGSTTIDKQPATVAALDSSYVDAALALEAKVVAYTKYRNYDKLPDYLGDDRKYAEGAKEIGALESPDIEKLYDIKPDLIVSAKVRHEKFYAEFSKVAPTVFSQTTGATWKDNIRMLGKALGKEALAEQKIKAYEERARKVGEAIKAKLGKPATVSVVRFIEGEPTVRLYSSASFPGTVMADAGLQRPAGQPDNKAKISNDLSQEEIGKLDAEAIFVASYTDETKQAENPKTKFETNPLWGTLKGKKIDVNDTTWFTSVSLQGANAMLDDLAKQFGVDSFRA
- a CDS encoding iron chelate uptake ABC transporter family permease subunit, encoding MTAPKVISFGPAAWTVRPRTLAVAILAAVALVLVAALNIGIGTSHIGLGDVLKTLFGGGTARERGIIFDLRMPRTLTAIGVGAALGLSGALFQTIARNPLASPDILGITWGAGVGAVGVIVAGGTGGQVSGLASTLGVPLAGLAGGVIAGILLYALSWRRGIDGYRLVLIGIALSAVGYNLVYWMLTIGDVDNAARATTWIVGSLADVGWESVAPVLLALAVLAPVTLIAGHTIGGLQFGDDTARGLGIRVDAARATLLLLGAALAAVATAAAGPITFVALATPQIALRLVRSAQPPLFGSMLLGALLTVGADFVVRVTPVLSGLPVGVLTAILGAPYLIFLFVRSRKEERA
- a CDS encoding FAD-binding oxidoreductase, which codes for MKLGRRNFLKLAGATAAGVAATACSAAPPAQAPSSAPGTSLPPSTGVTPPSGPPDWAALRNKVSLLLPGDSGYDSAKRVFNPAFDGLKPAAIAKCAKPEDVQAAVSAAARRVPIAARSGGHSYAGYSVPDGGLMIDLGGMSSVDVQGEQVVIGAGAKLKNVYATLGAAGRCLPAGSCPSVGIAGLTLGGGIGVLARKYGLTCDHLVSARVVTADGKLRTASAESEPELFWALRGGGGGNFGVVTSFTFRTDPAPSAVSVFSLRFPVGSADDVLAEWQRWLPEAPPELWANVVLSGGSPVGARISGCYVGDSASLGKLLDGFPGATRSVKQLDYLGAMKYFSGSESRQSFVASSRILEEPADPAKLTSVLKGRRGMDLLVDGLGGAVADVAPDATAFWHRKAIGSVQIYSQADTRNLSVATDSVAEVVTGLGLGGGYVNYIDPALPDWMTAYYGGNATRLKQVAKTYDPDKVFGFAQAVTPD
- a CDS encoding maleylpyruvate isomerase N-terminal domain-containing protein, with the protein product MTASERAHVLLNRVRALHEEWARLARGLDEEAVRAPSGLPGWTRAHLLSHLARNADGLVNLLTWAKSGVETPMYAGEAARDDDIEKGAYRSAEEIAEDVVAAAARFVEVASDLPDEAWQARVRARQGREIPAEFVLWLRLSETAIHLADLDLGYDWARVADLLGDEFEIVVGNAIGMYGGELPSVLLIAVGSDGARHEWRMGTGEPVTLTGSPGDVLAWITGRSDGSTLDGTAPPLPRWL
- a CDS encoding ABC transporter ATP-binding protein — encoded protein: MNARLRARELELGYGEKPVVTGLDLDVLDGTVTAIIGPNGCGKSTLLRALARLLKPREGAVLLDGERIDKLPTREVAKIIGLLPQTPSAPEGLTVSDLVRRGRHPHQSWYRQWSSSDDEAIERALRLTGMDEFAGRVVDQLSGGQRQRAWISMTLAQETGLLLLDEPITYLDLAHQIDVLDLVYRLHKDRGTTVVMVLHDLNLAARYADKLVAMRDGRIVAQGPPAEVLTEPLLDEIFGLSAKVMEDPVSGTPLVVPVSAHLRA